The following proteins are encoded in a genomic region of Camelus ferus isolate YT-003-E chromosome 8, BCGSAC_Cfer_1.0, whole genome shotgun sequence:
- the BCLAF1 gene encoding bcl-2-associated transcription factor 1 isoform X4, translated as MGRSNSRSHSSRSKSRSQSSSRSRSRSHSRKKRYRSRSRTYSRSRSRDRIYSRDYRRDYRNNRGMRRPYGYRGRGRGYYQGGGGRYHRGGYRPVWNRRHSRSPRRGRSRSRSPKRRSVSSQRSRSRSRRSYRSSRSPRSSSSRSSSPYSKSPVSKRRGSQEKQTKKAEGEPQEESPLKSKSQEEPKDTFEHDPSESVDEFNKSSATSGDIWPGLSAYDNSPRSPHSPSPIATPPSQSSSCSDAPMLSTVHSAKNTPSQHSHSIQHSPERSGSGSVGNGSSRYSPSQNSPIHHIPSRRSPAKTITPQNAPRDEARGRSSFYPDGGDQETAKTGKFLKRFTDEESRVFLLDRGNTRDKEAPKEKGSEKGRAEGEWEDQEALDYFSDKESGKQKFNDSEGDDTEETEDYRQFRKSVLADQGKNFATTSHRNTEEEGPKYKSKVSLKGNRESDGFREEKNYKLKETGYVVERPSTTKDKHKEDDKNSERITVKKETQSPEQVKSEKLKDLFDYSPPLHKNLDAREKSTFREESPLRIKMIASDSHRPEVKLKMAPVPLDDSNRPASLTKDRLLASTLVHSVKKEQEFRSIFDHIKLPQASKSTSESFIQHIVSLVHHVKEQYFKSPAMTLNERFTSYQKATEEHSTRQKSPEIHRRIDISPSALRKHTRLAGEERVFKEENQKGDKKLRCDSADLRHDIDRRRKERSKERGDSKGSRESSGSRKQEKTPKDYKEYKSYKDDSKHKSREQDHSRSSSSSASPSSPSSREEKESKKEREEEFKTHHELKEYSGFAGVSRPRGTFHDDRDDGVDYWAKRGRGRGTFQRGRGRFNFKKSGSSPKWTHDKYQGDGIVEDEEETMENNEEKKDRRKEEKE; from the exons ATGGGTCGCTCCAATTCTAGATCACATTCTTCAAGATCAAAATCTAGATCACAGTCTAGTTCTCGATCAAGATCAAGATCACACTCTAGGAAGAAGAGATACAG GTCTCGTTCCAGGACATATTCAAGATCTCGTAGTAGAGATCGTATTTATTCTAGAGATTATCGCCGAGATTACAGAAATAATAGAGGAATGAGACGACCTTATGGGTACAGAGGAAGGGGTAGAGGGTATTACCAAGGAGGAGGAGGTAGATATCATCGAGGTGGATATAGACCTGTCTGGAATAGAAGACACTCCAGGAGTCCTAGACGAGGTCGTTCACGTTCCAGGAGTCCAAAAAGAAGATCTGTTTCTTCTCAAAGATCCCGAAGCAGATCTCGCCGGTCATATAGATCCTCTAGGTCTCCAAGATCATCGTCTTCTCGTTCTTCGTCCCCGTATAGCAAATCTCCTGTCTCTAAAAGACGAGGGtctcaggaaaaacaaaccaaaaaagctGAAGGGGAGCCCCAAGAAGAGAGTCCTCTGAAAAGTAAATCGCAGGAGGAACCGAAAGATACATTTGAACATGACCCTTCTGAATCTGTGGATGAGTTTAATAAATCATCAGCCACATCTGGTGATATTTGGCCTGGCCTTTCAGCGTATGATAATAGTCCCAGATCGCCCCATAGTCCTTCACCAATCGCTACACCACCTAGTCAGAGTTCATCTTGCTCTGATGCCCCCATGCTCAGTACAGTCCACTCTGCAAAAAACACCCCCTCTCAGCATTCACATTCCATTCAGCATAGTCCTGAAAGGTCTGGGTCTGGTTCTGTTGGAAATGGATCTAGTAGATACAGTCCTTCACAGAATAGTCCAATTCATCACATCCCTTCACGAAGAAGCCCTGCAAAGACAATCACACCACAGAATGCTCCAAGAGATGAGGCTAGGGGACGTTCCTCATTTTATCCTGATGGTGGAGATCAGGAGACTGCAAAAACaggaaaattcttaaaaag GTTCACAGATGAAGAGTCTAGAGTATTCCTGCTTGATAGGGGTAATACCAGGGATAAAGAGGCTCCCAAGGAGAAAGGATCAGagaaagggagggcagagggagaatgGGAAGATCAGGAAGCTTTAGATTACTTCAGTGATAAAGAGTctggaaaacaaaagtttaatgaTTCAGAAGGGGATgacacagaggagacagaggattACAGACAGTTCAGGAAGTCAGTTCTTGCAGATCAGGGTAAAAATTTTGCTACTACATCTCACCGGAATACTGAGGAGGAAGGACCCAAGTACAAGTCCAAAGTTTCATTGAAAGGCAATAGAGAAAGTGATggatttagagaagaaaaaaattataaacttaaaGAGACTGGATATGTAGTGGAAAGGCCTAGTACTACAAAAGATAAGCACAAGGAAGACGACAAAAACTCTGAGAGAATAACAGTAAAGAAAGAAACTCAGTCACCTGAGCAGGTAAAGTCTGAAAAGCTCAAAGACCTCTTTGATTACAGTCCCCCTCTACACAAGAATCTGGATGCACGAGAAAAGTCTACCTTCAGAGAGGAGAGCCCACTTAGGATCAAAATGATAGCCAGTGATTCTCACCGTCCTGAAGTCAAACTCAAAATGGCACCGGTTCCTCTCGATGATTCTAACAG ACCTGCTTCCTTGACTAAAGACAGGCTACTTGCTAGTACACTTGTCCATTCTGTCAAGAAGGAGCAAGAATTCCGATCCATCTTTGACCACATTAAGTTGCCACAGGCCAGCAAAAGCACTTCAgagtcatttattcaacacattgTGTCCTTGGTTCATCATGTTAAAG AGCAATACTTCAAATCACCTGCAATGACCCTAAACGAGAGATTCACTTCATATCAGAAAGCCACTGAAGAACATAGTACCCGGCAAAAGAGCCCTGAGATACACAG GAGAATTGACATCTCTCCAAGTGCCCTGAGGAAGCATACGCGTTTAGCAGGGGAAGAGAgagtttttaaggaagaaaatcaaaag GGAGATAAAAAATTAAGGTGTGATTCTGCTGATCTTCGACATGACATTGATCGtcggagaaaagaaagaagtaaagaacGGGGGGATTCCAAGGGCTCCAGGGAATCCAGTGGatcaagaaagcaggaaaaaactcCAAAAGATTACAAGGAATACAAATCTTACAAAGATGACAG taaACATAAAAGTAGAGAGCAAGATCATTCTCGATCTTCATCCTCTTCAGCATCACCTTCTTCTCCCAGTTCTCgagaagaaaaggagagtaagaaggaaagagaagaagaatttAAAACTCACCATGAACTGAAAGAATACTCAGGCTTTGCAGGAGTTAGCCGACCACGAGGAACCttt